In Prunus dulcis chromosome 1, ALMONDv2, whole genome shotgun sequence, the following are encoded in one genomic region:
- the LOC117616606 gene encoding uncharacterized mitochondrial protein AtMg00810-like, whose protein sequence is MKDLGRLCYFLGVEVAHGSCAIHLTQTKYTIDILQSANMLDCKPCFPLIASKIGLNRDVGPRLFDPSIYCQFVGALQFFNLTRPDISFAVQFVSQFKADPRSPHTDAVKRILRYLKGTVGFDLPLRHAPLSSSLHVYSNVDWANCALILDVPLRAFVFSLVPI, encoded by the coding sequence atgaaagatCTTGGTAGGCTATGTTACTTTCTGGGTGTTGAGGTTGCCCATGGCTCTTGTGCTATTCATCTTACTCAGACGAAGTACACCATTGATATCCTGCAGAGTGCTAATATGCTTGATTGCaaaccatgttttcctctCATTGCTTCCAAGATAGGTCTAAATCGTGACGTTGGCCCACGTCTTTTTGACCCCTCTATTTATTGTCAGTTCGTTGGTGCTCTTCAGTTTTTTAACCTCACGCGACCGGATATTTCCTTTGCAGTTCAGTTTGTCTCTCAATTCAAGGCGGATCCTCGCTCCCCTCACACAGATGCTGTCAAACGTATCTTACGCTATCTCAAAGGGACTGTTGGTTTTGATCTTCCACTTCGTCATGCACCCCTCTCCTCTTCGCTCCATGTCTACTCTAATGTTGACTGGGCTAATTGTGCCTTGATACTCGATGTTCCACTAAGGgcttttgtgttttctttggtCCCAATATGA